From Neobacillus sp. PS2-9, the proteins below share one genomic window:
- a CDS encoding peptide chain release factor 3 has product MGNNFKEEVLSRRTFAIISHPDAGKTTLTEKLLLFGGAIRDAGTVKAKKTGKFATSDWMEIEKQRGISVTSSVMQFDYDDFRVNILDTPGHQDFSEDTYRTLMAVDSAVMIVDSAKGIEEQTLKLFKVCRMRGIPIFTFMNKLDRQGKSPLELLAELEEVLGIESYPMNWPIGMGKEFLGIYDRFNNRVEQFRVNDDERFIPLTNEGEIAGDHPIKSSGLYDQTLDEIMLLNEAGNEFSEEKIADGTLTPVFFGSALTNFGVQTFLESYLQFAPPPKARNSSVGEIDPLGEQFSGFVFKIQANMNPAHRDRIAFIRVCSGKFERGMTVNIPRLGKQLKLSQSTSFMAEERNTVDEAVSGDIIGLYDTGTYQIGDTLTTGKDNFQYERLPQFTPELYVRVSAKNVMKQKSFYKGIQQLVQEGAIQLFKTVRMEEYLLGAVGQLQFEVFEHRMRNEYNAEVLMERVGSKIARWVEGDVVDENLSSSRSMLVKDRFDHYVFLFENDFALRWFQEKNPTVKLYNPMDQHE; this is encoded by the coding sequence ATGGGTAACAATTTTAAAGAAGAAGTATTGTCGCGCCGAACATTTGCGATTATTTCCCACCCGGATGCCGGAAAAACGACACTAACGGAGAAATTATTATTATTTGGTGGAGCCATTCGTGATGCAGGGACAGTAAAAGCCAAAAAGACAGGTAAGTTTGCTACCAGTGACTGGATGGAAATTGAAAAGCAACGTGGGATTTCCGTCACTTCCAGTGTAATGCAATTCGATTATGATGATTTCCGAGTCAATATTCTGGATACCCCTGGACACCAGGATTTCAGTGAAGATACGTATAGAACGTTGATGGCTGTTGATAGTGCAGTGATGATTGTTGACTCTGCAAAAGGGATTGAGGAACAAACGCTTAAACTATTTAAAGTATGTCGCATGCGTGGTATTCCAATTTTTACGTTTATGAATAAGCTTGACCGTCAAGGGAAATCACCTCTTGAGCTTCTTGCGGAGTTAGAAGAGGTCTTAGGTATCGAATCGTATCCAATGAATTGGCCAATTGGAATGGGAAAAGAATTCCTTGGTATCTATGATCGATTTAATAATCGTGTAGAACAATTTCGTGTAAATGATGACGAACGATTTATTCCCTTAACTAATGAAGGTGAAATAGCGGGCGATCATCCGATAAAATCATCGGGGCTTTACGATCAAACATTAGATGAAATTATGCTTCTTAATGAAGCGGGTAATGAATTTTCAGAAGAGAAAATTGCAGATGGAACCCTGACGCCAGTGTTCTTTGGAAGTGCATTAACAAACTTTGGTGTACAGACGTTCCTAGAGTCTTACTTGCAATTTGCGCCACCACCAAAAGCACGTAATTCTTCGGTAGGAGAAATTGATCCGCTAGGAGAACAATTTTCAGGTTTTGTTTTCAAAATTCAAGCAAACATGAATCCAGCACATCGGGATAGGATTGCCTTTATCCGCGTTTGTTCTGGAAAATTTGAACGGGGAATGACCGTTAATATACCGCGCTTAGGAAAACAACTCAAGCTTTCTCAATCTACCTCATTTATGGCTGAAGAAAGAAATACAGTTGATGAGGCAGTTAGTGGTGATATTATTGGGCTGTATGACACAGGAACCTACCAGATTGGTGACACCCTTACAACAGGTAAGGACAATTTCCAATATGAAAGACTGCCTCAATTTACACCAGAATTGTATGTCAGGGTTTCAGCCAAAAACGTAATGAAGCAAAAATCCTTTTATAAAGGTATTCAGCAACTTGTTCAAGAAGGTGCGATCCAGCTATTTAAAACGGTTAGGATGGAAGAGTACCTTCTAGGTGCAGTTGGACAGTTACAATTTGAGGTTTTTGAACATCGGATGAGAAATGAATATAATGCCGAGGTATTGATGGAACGAGTAGGTTCAAAGATTGCCCGTTGGGTAGAGGGTGATGTAGTGGATGAGAATTTATCAAGCTCACGGAGTATGCTGGTAAAAGATCGCTTTGATCATTATGTATTCTTATTTGAAAATGACTTTGCCCTTAGATGGTTCCAAGAGAAAAATCCTACGGTTAAATTATATAATCCTATGGATCAACACGAATAG
- a CDS encoding AAA family ATPase, protein MNKSKKIVSKFIPLFTALLIIIGGIVWFVHSTNNEIAIPFSSVEETIKAQKGKSVTLIEQPDGSLYLKAGKEEYTSHIPPNSHMVEKLVEKYNIEYSYTTSSPYGKWVMLGVILLLTGAAITLQKTKGGFGLTNSMKNSVAKSRPLPTISLKDVGGLGEEMKEEILQTLSILKEPDRALKLGIKPPKGILLYGPPGTGKTLLAQAIARELNASFFSSSGSAFNELFVGVGASRVRSLFKTARKHAPAVIFIDEVDALAGRRKAHGGEEAEKTLTELLVQLDGGHVNDGILFIAATNRKDMLDEAFLRPGRIDFSFHVPLPDTNGRREIINIHTRGKALGEDVYSSLDDLAESTSGFSGAELQSLFETASRRAVRNGQDRIKKQDLDYALDRTILGSTSRTLKDQETKRRVAIHEAGHAIVASLTKPGSVRKATIIPRGEALGYVAPIPQELHLSTYTDLLDRVAMVLAGGVAERLILGEHSIGVSGDVQQAKQLVEQMVDTGLLEDGFTLTFNKSDKEAKMQELFAKGLEKAESLIKVHQYQYQQLVDALLKNETLEGSEVETIVWSSTKSNVDNLVLA, encoded by the coding sequence ATGAACAAAAGTAAAAAAATAGTTTCCAAGTTTATACCGCTGTTCACAGCGTTACTCATAATTATTGGCGGTATCGTTTGGTTTGTTCATTCGACTAATAATGAGATTGCGATCCCATTCTCTTCAGTAGAAGAAACAATTAAAGCACAAAAGGGAAAGTCCGTTACCCTCATAGAACAACCTGATGGTAGTCTTTATTTAAAAGCTGGTAAAGAGGAATACACTTCACATATTCCACCTAACAGCCACATGGTAGAAAAACTAGTTGAAAAATATAATATTGAATATTCCTATACTACAAGTAGCCCTTACGGAAAATGGGTAATGCTCGGTGTGATTTTGTTACTAACTGGTGCTGCTATTACCCTTCAAAAAACAAAAGGCGGCTTCGGCCTGACTAACTCAATGAAAAACAGTGTGGCTAAATCCCGCCCTTTACCGACAATTAGTCTAAAAGACGTTGGTGGACTTGGCGAAGAAATGAAAGAAGAAATACTACAAACTCTTTCTATATTGAAAGAGCCAGATCGTGCATTAAAATTAGGGATTAAACCACCAAAAGGAATTTTGTTGTATGGTCCTCCTGGGACTGGTAAAACATTGTTAGCACAGGCAATTGCTCGTGAACTAAATGCTTCTTTCTTCTCATCGAGTGGTTCAGCTTTTAATGAACTATTTGTAGGTGTAGGTGCAAGTCGCGTCCGCTCATTATTCAAAACAGCAAGAAAACATGCTCCTGCAGTTATTTTTATTGATGAAGTAGATGCACTAGCAGGGAGACGGAAAGCACATGGCGGCGAGGAAGCCGAAAAAACCTTAACTGAACTCCTTGTTCAGCTTGACGGTGGTCATGTAAATGATGGTATTTTATTTATCGCTGCTACTAACAGGAAAGACATGCTGGATGAAGCCTTTCTTCGCCCAGGCAGAATTGACTTCTCGTTCCATGTACCTCTGCCAGACACAAATGGAAGAAGAGAAATCATTAATATCCATACTCGGGGAAAAGCTCTGGGAGAAGATGTTTATTCTTCTTTAGATGATTTAGCAGAGAGTACATCTGGTTTTTCTGGCGCCGAGTTACAGTCCCTATTTGAGACAGCTAGTAGACGAGCTGTTCGAAACGGTCAAGATAGGATCAAAAAACAAGATCTTGACTACGCCTTAGACCGAACCATCCTTGGAAGTACCTCTCGTACATTGAAGGACCAGGAAACAAAACGGAGGGTTGCCATCCACGAAGCTGGTCATGCCATTGTTGCTTCGTTAACAAAGCCTGGTTCTGTCAGAAAAGCCACGATTATTCCACGTGGAGAAGCACTTGGATATGTGGCACCGATTCCACAAGAACTTCACTTATCAACATACACTGATTTGCTTGACCGTGTTGCCATGGTTTTAGCTGGTGGTGTTGCCGAACGATTGATTCTGGGTGAACATAGTATTGGTGTGAGCGGAGACGTACAGCAGGCAAAACAACTCGTTGAACAAATGGTTGATACAGGCTTGCTTGAAGATGGTTTCACTTTGACATTTAATAAATCAGATAAAGAAGCTAAAATGCAGGAACTTTTTGCAAAAGGCTTAGAAAAAGCAGAAAGCCTTATTAAAGTTCATCAATATCAGTATCAGCAATTAGTTGATGCATTATTAAAGAACGAAACACTAGAAGGTTCAGAAGTGGAAACCATCGTTTGGAGTTCCACGAAATCAAATGTTGATAACCTCGTATTAGCTTAA
- a CDS encoding YkvA family protein, with product MFGKNFFFEKEQQVYNKEARNYIDNPKKTLGLLNKAMRMADDRKEILGEAREKLQLFFDLIKAYSKGEYKDVSKGTIVTVIGAILYFVSPLDFVPDFIIGLGIIDDAAVIGYTLKKISKELEGFQRWKNLSINDKNPLDL from the coding sequence TTGTTCGGTAAAAATTTCTTTTTCGAAAAGGAACAACAAGTTTACAACAAGGAAGCACGGAACTACATTGACAACCCGAAAAAAACACTTGGATTGCTTAATAAAGCAATGAGAATGGCAGATGATAGGAAAGAAATTTTAGGGGAAGCACGAGAAAAGCTTCAGTTATTTTTTGATTTGATTAAAGCCTACTCTAAAGGTGAATATAAAGATGTTTCAAAAGGTACCATTGTTACGGTTATCGGGGCTATTCTGTATTTTGTATCTCCACTTGATTTTGTTCCTGATTTTATCATTGGTTTAGGAATTATAGACGATGCAGCTGTAATTGGCTATACATTAAAAAAGATTAGCAAAGAATTAGAAGGCTTCCAAAGATGGAAAAATCTCTCGATAAATGACAAAAACCCGCTTGATTTATAG
- a CDS encoding cell wall hydrolase, giving the protein MMKRIVSFLLTVIIFFILLNNLNVPLNVNAKNLDKTKAHKVTKRETLREISNQYGNSKDELIKMKITEKEKDLLARLVTAEAKGEPYKGKVAVAAVVLNRLESEHFPDSIQQVIYQDKQFQPVDNGMINKPACEEAKKAVDEAIHKDGEVTEALYFFNPDETDSRWLRTRPVTEEIGNHRFAT; this is encoded by the coding sequence ATGATGAAGCGTATTGTTTCTTTTTTATTAACGGTCATCATCTTCTTCATCCTGCTGAATAATCTTAATGTACCTTTAAACGTTAATGCTAAAAATCTCGATAAAACAAAAGCTCATAAAGTTACCAAACGTGAAACGTTAAGGGAAATATCTAATCAATACGGTAATTCAAAAGATGAATTAATAAAAATGAAAATTACTGAGAAAGAAAAGGACTTGTTAGCAAGGTTAGTGACAGCTGAAGCGAAGGGAGAACCATATAAAGGTAAGGTTGCTGTCGCAGCAGTTGTTCTAAACCGTTTAGAAAGTGAACATTTTCCAGATTCTATTCAGCAGGTTATTTATCAAGATAAACAGTTTCAACCCGTTGATAATGGGATGATTAATAAACCAGCATGTGAAGAAGCAAAAAAAGCAGTTGATGAAGCAATTCATAAAGATGGAGAAGTAACGGAAGCACTTTACTTTTTCAATCCTGATGAGACGGACAGTAGATGGCTGCGTACAAGACCTGTTACAGAAGAAATAGGAAACCATCGCTTTGCCACTTAA
- a CDS encoding YjcZ family sporulation protein: protein MFGYGYGGGFGGCGVGYGGGCGFGGGFALIVVLFILLIIVGAACFRW, encoded by the coding sequence ATGTTTGGATATGGCTATGGTGGCGGATTTGGCGGTTGTGGAGTAGGTTATGGTGGTGGATGTGGTTTTGGCGGCGGATTTGCTTTAATCGTCGTATTATTTATCCTTTTAATCATTGTAGGTGCAGCTTGCTTTAGATGGTAG
- a CDS encoding YjcZ family sporulation protein gives MSGAVGGYGGGFALLVVLFILLIIIGASWCTPFY, from the coding sequence ATGTCTGGTGCAGTAGGTGGCTATGGCGGCGGATTTGCCCTACTAGTCGTTTTATTTATTTTGTTAATCATTATTGGTGCTTCTTGGTGTACCCCATTCTATTAA
- a CDS encoding glycerophosphodiester phosphodiesterase family protein, protein MRSIATIILFLFMVAYRMVSGITKERRGHSFIKIGHRGAAGYCPENTFASFNKALVLGANYLEIDIQMTRDGELVIIHDPTVNRTTNGKGRVRDFTLEELQSLDAGSWFHSEFSKERIPSFNEFLNTYAGKVGLLIELKKPNLYPGIEEKIANELLKRGLTSGDNNQIIVQSFDQISMKRFHHLLPKIPIGILIKKTKINGLSNKELESYVNFATYINPKVTMVNKRLIRRIHQHGFKTMVWTVNKRSEKNLLKYYSVDGMISDYPDLL, encoded by the coding sequence TTGAGGTCAATTGCAACAATTATACTCTTCTTATTTATGGTGGCTTATCGTATGGTAAGTGGGATAACAAAAGAACGGAGAGGTCATTCTTTTATAAAAATAGGTCATCGAGGAGCAGCTGGATATTGTCCGGAGAATACTTTTGCATCCTTTAACAAGGCATTAGTGCTGGGAGCTAATTACCTTGAAATCGATATTCAGATGACAAGGGATGGTGAATTAGTTATTATCCATGATCCAACAGTTAACCGTACAACCAACGGAAAAGGAAGAGTAAGGGATTTTACCTTAGAGGAACTTCAGTCACTCGATGCAGGAAGCTGGTTTCATTCGGAATTTTCTAAGGAACGGATTCCTTCATTTAACGAATTTCTAAATACCTATGCTGGCAAGGTTGGATTATTAATTGAGTTAAAAAAGCCAAACTTATATCCAGGTATAGAAGAGAAAATAGCTAATGAACTATTGAAAAGGGGCCTTACTTCTGGGGACAATAATCAAATTATCGTTCAATCCTTTGATCAAATCTCTATGAAACGTTTCCATCACCTTCTTCCCAAGATTCCAATTGGGATATTAATAAAGAAAACAAAGATTAACGGATTGTCAAATAAAGAATTAGAATCCTACGTAAACTTTGCTACATATATCAATCCTAAGGTTACTATGGTTAACAAGAGACTCATTAGGCGAATTCATCAGCATGGGTTTAAAACGATGGTTTGGACAGTGAATAAAAGAAGTGAGAAGAATTTGTTAAAGTATTATTCTGTAGATGGTATGATAAGTGACTATCCAGATTTACTGTAA
- a CDS encoding undecaprenyl-diphosphate phosphatase, with protein sequence MELLLFIKAIILGLVEGATEFAPVSSTGHMIIVDDLWLQSEKFLTQHGANTFKVVIQLGSILAVVVTFWERFFDLLGLGRFRKGHVEKQSRLKLTQVIVGLIPAGVLGVLFNDYIDDHLFSTATVLIGLVIGAVFMILADLIGPKNPKVQSVDEISYGQALAIGLFQCFSLWPGFSRSGSTISGGVLMGMSHRAAADFTFIMAVPIMAGASLLSLLKNWQYMTMDSLPFFIAGFISAFIFALLSIRFFLKLIDKIKLLPFAIYRIVLAIVIYLIFF encoded by the coding sequence ATGGAATTACTTTTGTTTATTAAGGCAATTATCTTGGGACTTGTAGAGGGTGCAACCGAATTTGCACCAGTTTCTTCAACTGGGCACATGATTATTGTTGATGATTTATGGCTTCAATCTGAAAAGTTTTTAACACAGCACGGGGCTAATACCTTTAAAGTGGTAATTCAACTTGGTTCTATCCTCGCAGTTGTCGTCACTTTTTGGGAACGATTTTTTGACTTGTTAGGCTTAGGACGATTCAGAAAGGGACACGTGGAGAAACAAAGCCGTCTTAAATTAACCCAAGTGATTGTCGGCTTAATTCCTGCAGGTGTATTAGGTGTCCTTTTTAATGATTATATTGACGACCATTTGTTTTCCACAGCAACTGTTTTGATTGGGTTAGTCATTGGGGCTGTGTTTATGATTCTTGCTGATTTAATTGGACCAAAAAATCCAAAAGTACAATCAGTTGACGAAATTTCATATGGACAAGCGTTAGCAATAGGACTCTTTCAATGTTTCTCACTTTGGCCAGGATTCTCCCGTTCAGGTTCAACGATATCCGGTGGTGTTTTAATGGGGATGAGTCACCGCGCCGCAGCTGACTTTACTTTTATTATGGCTGTACCGATTATGGCTGGAGCAAGTTTGCTTTCATTGTTAAAAAACTGGCAATATATGACTATGGATTCTCTTCCGTTTTTTATTGCTGGATTTATTAGTGCATTTATTTTTGCGTTATTATCTATTCGCTTTTTCTTAAAGTTGATTGATAAAATTAAGCTTTTACCATTTGCAATATATCGAATTGTACTAGCTATAGTTATTTATCTAATTTTCTTTTAG
- a CDS encoding response regulator transcription factor, with the protein MSKSLNRHLDNLLNDAVKMLNHYQIDLIEEWRLMLQSLKNTRKKSATVFEFISGFLVKSFQLINDETVDIYLMLDKLQDDWYAHFGRRPEPEALIFHLNLLENAAHKVLKSRIESSSKLHPSVHYLFSKIGEVMLFQSEKENCSIWKDAVILFNEWIIRSQNFQESVENISFGFGYFLPFERCALFKFTNKESVGVGLFGHHLNTEEIQAIAEKISNIPVLNESLVKLKSQGHEMKNFQPIYIPLAEKALPEKYVKKFQLTSLIIVPIYVPEEGKIIGGVVLDKGPEKQFTVDTSLFPALMKFGQSSGELLSKFIEAEIKKPELPEGDVISLSPREIEIIKLLADGASTAEAALKLYLSEFTVRDYISNIMKRLNAQNRTEVAVKAIRMGIIQ; encoded by the coding sequence ATGTCCAAGTCATTAAACCGCCATTTGGATAATCTTTTAAATGATGCTGTTAAAATGTTAAACCATTATCAAATAGATCTCATTGAGGAATGGAGATTAATGCTTCAATCCCTAAAAAATACGAGGAAAAAATCAGCTACAGTTTTTGAATTTATCAGTGGTTTCTTAGTGAAGTCGTTCCAGCTTATTAATGATGAGACGGTTGATATCTACCTGATGTTAGACAAATTACAAGATGATTGGTATGCCCATTTTGGCAGGCGTCCTGAACCAGAGGCGTTAATCTTTCATTTGAACTTGTTAGAAAATGCAGCTCATAAAGTATTAAAATCAAGGATTGAATCCTCCTCGAAGCTACATCCATCGGTACATTATCTATTCTCCAAGATTGGTGAAGTGATGTTATTCCAATCAGAAAAGGAGAACTGCAGTATTTGGAAGGATGCTGTTATTTTATTTAATGAATGGATTATCCGCTCTCAAAACTTCCAAGAGTCAGTTGAAAATATTTCCTTTGGATTTGGTTATTTTCTTCCTTTTGAACGATGTGCCCTATTTAAATTTACCAATAAAGAAAGTGTTGGCGTTGGTTTATTTGGTCACCATCTTAATACAGAAGAAATTCAAGCCATTGCAGAAAAAATTAGTAATATTCCAGTGCTTAATGAGAGTTTGGTGAAATTAAAGTCACAGGGCCACGAAATGAAAAATTTCCAGCCTATTTATATTCCTTTAGCTGAAAAAGCATTGCCTGAAAAATATGTAAAGAAATTTCAACTTACTTCTTTAATCATTGTCCCTATTTATGTTCCCGAAGAGGGGAAAATTATTGGTGGAGTCGTATTAGATAAAGGACCTGAGAAGCAATTCACAGTGGATACAAGTCTATTTCCAGCATTAATGAAATTCGGCCAAAGCTCTGGAGAACTTTTATCAAAATTTATTGAAGCCGAGATTAAAAAGCCGGAATTACCAGAAGGTGATGTAATCTCCTTATCTCCAAGAGAAATTGAAATTATTAAGCTTCTCGCAGACGGAGCATCTACTGCTGAGGCGGCATTAAAGCTTTATTTAAGTGAATTTACCGTAAGAGACTATATTTCCAATATCATGAAAAGGCTGAATGCACAAAACAGGACGGAAGTAGCAGTAAAGGCAATAAGAATGGGAATTATACAATAG
- a CDS encoding DUF6230 family protein, translating into MNLGAEAVIIGGQTVKKKLMFALLGGFLFLGSLLAIFGITGVAVAAPLSGFGEFTVKFDKMVGENFQLYGGVADGATTKNNPVAVNAIDKATINGLEISKAIPALGIRVVIASDKPVVINGLLQKATMVNGDAKFENLTMSENYIGDYDLTDPKQRMEALAKEFTQSANTITIENGNLQTLYLFQKTVSLPGMKVYFEKLN; encoded by the coding sequence ATGAATTTAGGAGCAGAAGCAGTCATTATTGGAGGGCAAACGGTCAAAAAGAAACTAATGTTTGCATTATTAGGTGGATTTTTATTTTTAGGTTCTTTGTTAGCGATTTTTGGTATTACCGGTGTGGCTGTAGCAGCACCATTAAGCGGATTTGGTGAATTTACTGTCAAGTTCGACAAAATGGTTGGGGAAAACTTTCAACTATATGGTGGGGTTGCTGATGGTGCAACAACAAAAAATAATCCTGTTGCAGTTAATGCAATTGACAAGGCAACGATAAACGGATTAGAAATTTCCAAAGCGATCCCAGCACTTGGGATTCGAGTTGTTATTGCTTCTGATAAACCAGTTGTCATTAATGGGCTCCTTCAAAAAGCTACCATGGTAAATGGTGATGCTAAGTTTGAAAACCTCACAATGTCCGAAAATTATATCGGAGATTATGATTTAACTGACCCAAAACAAAGAATGGAAGCACTGGCTAAAGAATTCACACAAAGTGCAAATACCATTACAATTGAAAACGGTAATTTACAAACATTATACCTTTTCCAAAAAACTGTAAGTCTTCCTGGAATGAAGGTTTACTTCGAAAAACTAAACTAA
- a CDS encoding DUF6114 domain-containing protein: MSILSGLIILWVPAKLYEVAAAPGSILFVGFFLGGLTLLMGILSYIMPRLSTLLGVLAIFASVLSIMGALGGFLIGTILGIIGGAMLIAWKPEMADQDSKTQSHLDPITEKEVASGKDILPD; the protein is encoded by the coding sequence TTGTCTATTCTTTCTGGACTAATCATTTTATGGGTACCTGCAAAGCTATATGAAGTAGCTGCAGCCCCTGGAAGTATTTTATTTGTCGGCTTCTTTTTAGGTGGCCTTACACTGTTAATGGGGATTTTATCCTATATCATGCCAAGACTCTCCACTCTTCTTGGTGTTTTGGCTATTTTTGCTTCTGTCTTGTCGATCATGGGAGCATTAGGCGGCTTTCTAATTGGAACCATTCTTGGAATTATTGGTGGAGCTATGTTAATTGCATGGAAACCTGAAATGGCAGATCAAGATTCAAAAACACAATCACACCTAGACCCTATTACTGAAAAAGAAGTGGCATCAGGAAAAGACATTTTACCAGATTAA
- the phaQ gene encoding poly-beta-hydroxybutyrate-responsive repressor, with protein MVNQDNPTVNPSKNFVLPFILLLLSKVSLHGYELSQRLEAFGFKTLDQGNLYRLLRQLEKDELVSSEWDTTGSGPAKRRYSITKAGVTYLKGYANQLETYQSLLDQFFKMYTSFLELYIPSFQKKDPIEKVNNRKRRRKDDGTEEE; from the coding sequence ATGGTGAATCAAGACAATCCAACAGTTAATCCATCCAAAAATTTTGTGTTGCCATTTATTTTATTACTTCTTAGTAAAGTTTCTTTGCACGGTTATGAACTTAGCCAAAGGTTAGAAGCATTCGGGTTCAAAACGCTTGACCAGGGAAATCTATACAGACTACTAAGACAACTGGAAAAAGATGAGCTTGTATCCTCTGAATGGGATACTACTGGAAGTGGTCCGGCAAAAAGAAGATATTCTATTACCAAAGCTGGGGTTACATATTTAAAAGGCTATGCCAATCAACTTGAAACATACCAATCCCTCTTAGATCAATTTTTTAAGATGTATACCAGTTTCCTTGAGCTCTATATTCCTTCATTTCAAAAGAAGGATCCCATAGAGAAAGTAAATAATAGAAAAAGGAGGAGGAAGGACGATGGCACAGAAGAAGAATGA
- a CDS encoding alpha/beta hydrolase gives MEKAKWSKSGVPYLHLGRGEPLVLIHGLGEVKEGWQNQFELADQFELIIPDLRGHGECTKTDGISIQNFALDIIGLLKELEIENAHILGLSMGGAVAQEIYRQAPNLCRSLLLISTFHFFPKKLKKLLFNNRKAKFESVTAAGKQTEFISKMALYSWNKEMKEIFGHSFHPKHQIFLQSLNTCLDVNNLSLLPKISVPTLIIGGQYDSVLPVWIQACMHKLIPHSEFIIMRNTGHIAKLEAKARFNNLLRRFLNQQKSVA, from the coding sequence ATGGAAAAAGCCAAATGGAGTAAATCCGGTGTACCCTACTTGCACTTAGGTAGAGGTGAACCTTTGGTCCTTATCCATGGTTTAGGCGAGGTGAAAGAAGGGTGGCAAAATCAGTTTGAGTTAGCTGATCAGTTTGAGCTTATTATTCCAGATTTGAGAGGTCATGGAGAGTGTACAAAAACGGATGGTATTTCCATACAGAATTTTGCTTTGGATATCATTGGCTTATTAAAGGAGCTAGAAATTGAAAACGCTCACATTCTTGGTTTATCAATGGGTGGAGCTGTTGCACAAGAAATTTACCGCCAAGCACCCAACCTCTGCCGTTCTCTCTTGTTGATTAGCACCTTTCACTTTTTCCCGAAAAAACTAAAAAAGTTGTTATTTAATAATCGAAAAGCTAAATTTGAATCCGTTACCGCTGCAGGTAAACAAACAGAGTTTATATCCAAAATGGCACTTTATTCATGGAATAAGGAAATGAAAGAAATATTTGGACACTCTTTTCACCCAAAACACCAAATTTTTCTACAATCCTTAAACACATGTCTAGATGTGAATAACTTATCTTTACTGCCAAAAATCAGCGTTCCAACACTAATTATTGGCGGTCAGTATGACTCTGTTCTACCTGTCTGGATTCAAGCATGCATGCACAAGCTAATTCCACATTCCGAGTTTATCATCATGAGAAATACTGGTCACATTGCTAAACTTGAAGCTAAAGCCCGGTTTAATAACCTACTGCGTAGGTTCCTTAATCAACAAAAATCAGTTGCGTAA